The sequence ACCGTGATAGACCCGATCGTGTGTGTCAGTGGCATCCGGGAAAGGATGCCACCGCGGACCCGTTCCGGTTGACCCTGATTCCATCGGGTGAGGCCGGCTGGGGCACCCCGGTCAGTTTCCAGTACGCTCGTACTGCTTGAGCACGTGTCCCCCGAGAGGAGCGCCGGCCGATGGCGAAGATCAAGGTAAACAACCCGGTCGTGGAAATCGACGGCGACGAGATGACCCGGATCATCTGGAAGCAGATCCGGGAGCAGCTGATCCTGCCGTACCTCGACGTCGACCTGCACTACTACGACCTGTCGATCCAGCACCGCGACGCCACCGACGACCAGGTCACCATCGACGCCGCCAACGCCATCAAGGAGCACGGCGTCGGCGTCAAGTGCGCCACCATCACCCCGGACGAGGCCCGGGTGGAGGAGTTCGGTCTGAAGAAGATGTGGCGGTCGCCGAACGGCACCATCCGCAACATCCTCGGCGGCGTGGTCTTCCGCGAGCCGATCATCATGTCGAACGTGCCGCGGCTCGTCCCCGGCTGGACCAAGCCGATCATCATCGGCCGGCACGCGCACGGCGACCAGTACAAGGCCACCGACTTCGTCGTCCCCGGCCCGGGCACGGTGACCATCACCTACACCCCGGCCGACGGCGGCGCGCCGATGGAGATGGAGGTCGCCAACTTCCCCGGCGGCGGCGTCGCCATGGGCATGTACAACTTCGACGAGTCGATCCGGGACTTCGCCCGCGCCTCGATGCGCTATGGCCTGGACCGCGGCTACCCGGTCTACCTGTCGACCAAGAACACCATCCTCAAGGCGTACGACGGCCGGTTCAAGGACATCTTCGCCGAGGTGTTCGAGAACGAGTTCAAGTCGGAGTTCGAGAAGGCCGGCATCACCTACGAGCACCGGCTGATCGACGACATGGTCGCCGCCGCGCTCAAGTGGGAGGGCGGCTTCGTCTGGGCCTGCAAGAACTACGACGGTGACGTGCAGTCCGACACCGTGGCCCAGGGCTTCGGCTCGCTCGGCCTGATGACCTCCGTGCTGATGACCCCGGACGGCCGCACGGTCGAGGCCGAGGCCGCGCACGGCACGGTCACCCGGCACTACCGGCAGTACCAGAAGGGCGAGAAGACCTCGACCAACCCGATCGCGTCGATCTACGCCTGGACCCGGGGCCTGGCCCACCGGGGCAAGCTGGACGGCACCCCGGCGGTCACCGAGTTCGCCAACACCCTGGAGCAGGTCATCGTCGACACCGTCGAGGGTGGCCAGATGACCAAGGACCTCGCGCTGCTCATCTCGCGCGACGCCCCGTGGCTGACCACCGACGAGTTCATGAACGCGCTCGACGAGAACCTGGCCCGCAAGCTCGCGGCCTGATCCGCGTACGCGTCACGAGGGAGCCCGCCGGCACGCTGCCGGCGGGCTCCGTCGTCTCCGCCGGCGGGCT comes from Micromonospora viridifaciens and encodes:
- a CDS encoding NADP-dependent isocitrate dehydrogenase: MAKIKVNNPVVEIDGDEMTRIIWKQIREQLILPYLDVDLHYYDLSIQHRDATDDQVTIDAANAIKEHGVGVKCATITPDEARVEEFGLKKMWRSPNGTIRNILGGVVFREPIIMSNVPRLVPGWTKPIIIGRHAHGDQYKATDFVVPGPGTVTITYTPADGGAPMEMEVANFPGGGVAMGMYNFDESIRDFARASMRYGLDRGYPVYLSTKNTILKAYDGRFKDIFAEVFENEFKSEFEKAGITYEHRLIDDMVAAALKWEGGFVWACKNYDGDVQSDTVAQGFGSLGLMTSVLMTPDGRTVEAEAAHGTVTRHYRQYQKGEKTSTNPIASIYAWTRGLAHRGKLDGTPAVTEFANTLEQVIVDTVEGGQMTKDLALLISRDAPWLTTDEFMNALDENLARKLAA